The genome window CGGAATATTTAAACGTCGCACATCCCCATCCACCCGGATAAGTGGCGGTACACCGGCCGATAAATGCAGATCCGAGGCTTTATGTTGCACACTAAAGGCGAGTAATTCGGTAATATCCATGGTGGAAAGCACTCCAAAGCAAGGGCTACAAACAGAGTTGATATGACAAACAACATAGCAGAAGCGTTGAAATCAGCCTACAACGCCATCACAGAATTTCAGACAAAACAGCAATTAAACCAACAAAGTCGCCTTATTGCGGTGAGTAAAACCAAACCTGCAGCCTCTGTCGCAACAGCCTATCAGGCAGGTCAACGCGCTTTTGGTGAGAACTATGTGCAGGAACTGGTCAGTAAAGCAACAGAACTGCATCAGCTTGACGGCATAGAGTGGCATTTTATTGGCCCTATTCAGTCGAATAAAACCAAAGACATAGCGCTTTATGCCGACTGGGTTCACAGCATTGACCGTTTAAAAATTGCTGAACGTTTATCAGCACAGCGCCCTTCGGATAAAACACCACTGCAGGTGCTGCTGCAGGTCAATATCAGCGGCGAAGAGTCCAAATCAGGCATAAACCCTGCTGATTTAATGAATTTAGCAACTCAAGTCGCCAAATTGCCACAACTTACACTCAAAGGCTTAATGGCTATTCCAGAGCCAGGCAAAGGCGCTGAAGCTTTTGCGCAAATGCAAAAGCTGTCACTGCAATTGCAACAACAACATCCTGATGCAAAAGAACTTTCCATGGGCATGTCAGATGACTGGCAAGACGCTCTGCGCTTTGGTTCTACTATGATAAGATTAGGCACGGCCATTTTCGGAGCCAGGGAAACAAATTCGCATGAATGAAAATATTGACAGTACGGTCGCATTTATTCAGGGAAATCATTTCGCATGAATGACAACACAGTCGCATTTATCGGCGCTGGCAATATGGCGCAGTGCATTATTGGCGGTATGATTAAGCAGGGTTATCCGGCTGAAAACATTATTGCCGCCAATCGTAATGCCGAAAAATTAAAGGTCTTGAAAAGCCAGTATAAGATTGAAACCACCACAGACAATATCGAAGCTGTGACTAAATCTGATGTCATAGTACTGGCGGTGAAACCACAGATGATGGCTGAAGTCTGTCAGCAACTGATAGAGCAAGCGCCAGAATGTCAGGAAAAACTGTTTATTTCAGTCGCAGCTGGTATTTCTGTCGAGCGTTTTGAACAGTTATTGGGCCAGGTACGTATTATCCGCGCTATGCCTAATACCCCGGCTTTGGTGGGTTTAGGCGTCACAGGTTTGTTTCCAAGCCGCTGCTCTGTGTACGAGCAATCTTTTACTGAAAAGTTGTTTGCAGGCACAGGCAAAACTGTCTGGCTGGAAAAAGAGCAGGATATCAACGCCATTATTGCCATCACTGGCAGTGCACCGGCCTATTTTTTCTATTTTATGCAGGCCATGCAACAAGTAGCGCAAGAACTGGGCTTTGATGAAACGCAGGCCAAAGCTATGGTGGTCCAAACAGCTTTAGGTGCAGCGACCATGGCTAATCAGTCAGAGCTATCTTTTGAAGCTTTGCGTGCTCAGGTGACGTCCAAAGGTGGCACCACTCACGAAGCTATTGAAACTTTTAGACAACATAATCTTGAAAGCATGGTCAAAGACGCCATGTATGCAGCGATACGCCGTGCTGAAGAAATGGCAAAAACTCTTTAAGGACTCATAATGACCGAAGCATTCTTTTTTCTGTTAAGCAGCCTAATTAAACTTTATTTGATGGTGGTGTTATTACGCATCTGGCTGCAAAGCGCCAAAGCTGATTTTTACAATCCGTTCAGTCAGTTTGTGGTGAAGGCGACTAATCCGGCCATTGTTCCGCTGCGCCGTTTTCTGCCAAGCATGGGCCCGATCGACACAGCCAGTTGGATCTTCGCTTTTGCTATTTGTGTACTGCATGTGGTGATAGTGCAATTGCTGCAATTAGGTCAGGTGCTTTATATCTATCTGCCGTTAAGTGCATTGGTATTGCTGATCACCGAAGCGCTGCAACTGGCATTCTGGATTTTAGTGATACGCGCTTTACTGAGCTGGTTCAGTCAGGGCCGTAATCCGGTAGAACTGGTGATGCACCAATTGACCGAACCTTTATTACGTCCGGTACGCAGAGTGATCCCTGTGATGGGTGGTTTGGATTTGTCTTTACTGGTGGTGCTTTTAGGTATCCAGTTTATCCAGATTTTATTGAGTAATATGTTACGTGGTTTCTAAATGTTAACCCGACTGGCCAATGGCGATGTCCTGCTTCAATTGCATGTGCAGCCAGGCGCCAGTCGTGATCAGTTTTTAGGCCTGCATGGCGATGCCATCAAGGTAGCGATTAAAGCACCTCCTGTTGATGGCAAAGCCAATGCGCATTTACAGCAGTTTCTGGCATTGTGTTTTGACGTTCCTAAACGTCAGGTACTGCTGGAAAAAGGCGAACTGAGCCGGCAGAAAAAATGGCGCATTGTCGCTCCCTGCTCTGTTCCCGATGCCTTACAACCTTATCTGGAGTCCTGATGAAATACTATCTGTTGGCAGCAAGCCTGATTCTGACCCTGTTTATAAACCCGGTTCAGGCTGAACAAAAAAAAGTGCTGGGGCCATGGGATGTGCATTACATCGCCTTTGACAGCACCATGCTGGATGCCAAAGTAGCGCAAAGTTACCAGTTGCAACGCAGTAAATACGAAGCAGTGCTGAATATCTCGGTTCTGAATAGCAAGGACCAAAAAGCACAACAAGTGCGGATTTCCGGCACAGCTACAGATCTAACTCAAAAGCAGATTGAGCTGACCTTTCGTGAAGTGAAAGAAGGTGACGCCATTTATTATCTGGCACAGGTGCCGGTGCACGACCAAAAACACCTAAACTTTAAACTGGATATCTGGCAAGGTACAGAAAACCAGAAGTTGGAGTTTTCTCAGGTCTTCTATACAGAATAATCCTCTTTTTACGGCTCAGTATCCCTGAGCCTTTTTGTTTCAAAGGTTTCTCTTATGCATAAACTTGTTTTAGCCACTGGCAATAAAGGCAAATTGGCCGAGTTATCTGCCCTTCTCGCACCTTTTGACTGGCAAGTGTTGCCGCAGTCCGATTTTCAGGTGCCGGACGCTATTGAAGATGGCTTAAGTTTTATTGAAAACGCGCTGATTAAAGCCCGCCATGCCAGCCGTTTAACCGGCTTACCCGCTGTTGCAGACGATTCAGGTTTAGCTGTGGATGCTTTAGGTGGCGCGCCTGGTATTTATTCAGCCCGTTATGCCGGTGAGCACGGCAATGATTTAAAAAACCTGCAGCAGTTGCTGGTGGATTTAAAAGATGTACCACAAGGCGTGCGTGCAGCACAGTTTCACTGTGTATTGGCTTTTGTCCGTCATGCGAACGACCCGGTTCCTGTGATAGCTCATGGTATCTGGCATGGCCAGATTGCTTTTGACGCTGCAGGTTCAGGTGGTTTTGGCTATGACCCGATATTTTTGCCTGATGATTCGAACGGTAGTGCAGCTGAATTAACCTCAGAGCAGAAAAAGCAGCTGAGCCACAGAGGCAAAGCCTTGCGCTTATTGGTGTCTTTATTAAAAGGTGAACAACTAAAAGGCGAACAAGGCTGATGAACCTTGCATCGACCATACAGCTGCAATTGCCGCCGCTGGCACTTTATATTCATATTCCCTGGTGTATTCAAAAATGCCCTTATTGCGACTTTAACTCGCATGCAGTCAAACAAGGCATTCCGGAGCAGGAATATATCAGCCATTTATTGGCTGATTTACGTCAGGACCTGGGTTACGTACAGGGTCGTGAAATCAGCTCGATTTTTATTGGCGGCGGTACGCCCAGCACTTTTACCGGTGAGGGTATTCAGGCCATTTTAGATGGCGTGCGTACGGAGCTTCAGCTGACAAGAGATTGCGAAATCACCATGGAAGCCAACCCTGGCACAGTGGAAGCAGCACGTTTTACCGCTTATGTGGCAGCAGGTGTCACACGTTTTTCTATTGGTGTGCAAAGTTTTCAGACAGAACAACTCAAAGCCTTAGGCCGTATTCATGATTGTGATGAAGCGATAAAAGCAGCACAGCTGGCCGCTACTTTGCCGCTTAAAAGCTTTAACCTGGATTTAATGCACGGCCTGCCCAATCAGGATGTCACAGGAGCTTTGGCAGATTTACAGCAAGCTATTGATTTAAAACCGCCGCATTTATCCTGGTATCAGTTGACCATTGAACCTAATACCGCCTTCGCGTCTCGCCCTCCTGTGTTGCCGGAAGATGAAGCCTTATGGGATATTCAGGAGCAAGGCCATCAGCTGTTACAACAGCATGGCTACACTCAGTACGAAATCTCAGCCTATAGCCAGCCTGGTCTGCAATGCAGACATAACCTGAACTACTGGCGTTATGGCGACTACTTAGGTATTGGCTGTGGTGCTCATGGCAAAATCACAGTGCCAGAGACAGGTAAAATTATCCGGCCGGTCAAAATCAAACACCCCAAAGGCTATATGGATATCAGCAAAGGTTATCTGGATGAAAGCACTGAAGTGCAGCCTGATGATCGTGCCTTTGAGTTTTTTATGAACCGCTTTCGTTTACTCGAAGCTTGTCCTAAACAGGATTTCAGCGCTTATACCGGCTTGCCCATCACATCTGTGGAAGATGCGCTTGCCAAAGCAAAACAACTGGGGTTAATTAACAGCACAGAAACACACTGGCAAATCAGCCCAAAAGGCGCCAGGTATCTGAACGATTTGCTAGCACTATTTATCGACTAACCATTCATAAAACAAAGGTCTATTTATGTATTTACGTTACTCAGCACTGGCGCTGGCGGTAAGCTTAGCAACAGTAGCAGGCTGTAAACCGGCCCCTACCCCTATCGATCAAAGCAAAATCATTGAAGCCACTGTGGTTCTGACTGAAAACCAAAAAGCAGACGCTCTGTTTGAAAGTATTTTCCAGCAATCAGTGGATAACAGCCCGGAAACCCAAACGGGTTTAGGTTTAAAAACCAATTACGACCAATGGGACGATTTATCTCAGGCACATCGTGATAAAGAGCTGGAGCAAACCAAACAGCAACTGGCTTTAGTACAGGCGCTGAATATGCAAAGCCTCGACAGCGGCCGTCAGTTGAGTGTGAAATTACTCACCGCAGCCTTGCAGGAAGAGTTGGACGACGCCAAGTGGGACTTGTACAGCTACCCTGTCAACCAAATGTATGGCACTCATTCCAATGTGCCATCGCTGCTGATTAACCAGCACAGCATTAGCAATGAAAGTGATGCCAAAGCCTATATTGGCCGTTTAAAAGGCGTAACTACCTACTTCAAACAGTTAGAGCAACTGCTGCAAGCCCGTGCTGATGCAGGTGTGTTACCACCGAAATTCGTCTTTGCTCATGTGATAGGAGCCAGCCGAAACATTATCAGCGGCGCACCTTTTGACGGTGGTAATGACAGCACCTTACTGGCAGATTTCCGTGGCAAAGTGCAGGAATTAAAGCTGGAACAAGCTGAAAAAGATTTGCTGATCAAAGAAGCTGAGCTGGCATTAGTCGGTAGTGTAAAACCAGCGTATGAAAACCTGATCAGTCTGCTTACCACACTGGAAGAAAAAGCTGGTACTGAAGATGGGGTATGGCGCTTTAAAGATGGCGCTGAGTTTTATGCCACCCGCTTAGCCCGTATTACCACAACCGACTACAGCGCTGAAAAAATTCACCAGTTGGGTTTATCTGAAGTGGCGCGTATTCATGATGAAATGAAAACCATCATGAAAAAAGTCGGCTTTAAAGGTGATTTACAACAGTTTTTTGCCTTTATGCGTGACGATCCACAGTTTTATTATCCAGATACAGCAGAAGGCAAGGCCGCTTATTTAGCCGAAGCTACCCGTATTATCGATACGATGAAATCGCGTCTGGACGAGCTGTTTATCGTCAAGCCTAAGGCCGATATGGTGGTCAAAGCGGTAGAGCCGTTCCGTGAGCAATCCGCTGGTAAAGCCTTTTACGAACAACCATCCATGGACGGCAGCCGCCCTGGTATTTATTACGCCAATCTGTACCGCATGAGTGGTATGCCGAAGTATCAGATGGAAGCTTTGGCTTATCATGAAGGTATTCCAGGCCACCATATGCAAATTGCCATAGCGCAGGAGCTGGACAATGTGCCTAAGTTCCGCAAGTTTGGTGGTTACACCGCTTATATCGAAGGTTGGGGTTTATACACTGAATTCCTGCCAAAAGAGATTGGCATGTATCAGGATCCCTACTCCGACTTCGGCCGTTTAGCCATGGAACTGTGGCGCGCTTGTCGTTTAGTGGTCGACACCGGTTTACATGATAAAAAATGGTCTCGCGAGCAAGCGATTCAATACCTGGTCGACAATACGCCAAACTCCAAAGGCGAAGCGGTCAACGCCATTGAACGTTACATCGTCATGCCTGGACAAGCCACGGCTTACACTGTTGGTATGTTGAAAATGCTGGAACTGCGCGAAAAAGCCAAAACAGCGCTGGGCGACAAGTTCGACATCCGCCAATTCCACGACGTAGTACTGAAAAACGGCGCTGTGCCATTGGATGTGCTGGAGCAGTTAGTGGATCAATATATTCAGTCGGCAAAAGCCAAGGCTTAAACGGACATTTTGCTAATGTTTTGTCTTTCTAAGGCGCCCCTGGTGGGCGCCTTTTTTATGCTGAAGGCCATCTGCTGAAATTCTCCCTGAAACGCTAAAAGTGACTGTTTCTTAAGCTCAGCTATGGATCAAATAAGGTAAAGCTATTAAACGGATTCGTAACAGGATAGCCGTTCCGTTATGCCGAAAATTTCTACACACTGTGCCTTATCCCATTATTGTGGCTTAAGGATACGCTTCAATGTTTACCGTTAAAACCTTCAGTACAAATAGAAAACCCTTAGCGCAGCTGTGTCTGGCTTTATCTTTTTCAGGGATCCTGGCCTGCGGCACGGCACAGGCAGAGACAGCACCTTCAAGCTTCGACAACCCTATTATTAAATACGATACCAAAAACCCAACCAATGAAGTGGGCGACTTGATCTACACAGCAGACCCGGCCGCTTTGGTACTTGATGACACTTTGTATCTGTATAGCACCCACGATGAGGCGGTACCGGATGGCAAAGATTATCGCATGTACGACTACAGGCTTTGGACCAGTAAAGACTTAGTCAACTGGCAAAACAAAGGTGCTGTATTTCGCTACTCAGACTTTCCGTGGGCCAGAGGAGATCAAAAAACCGGCAACGCTTACGCTCATCACGTGATCCACCGTAAAGATGCTTCGGGTAAGTCTAAATACTATTTTTATGCCGCAGTAGAAGGCGGACAAACCGAAGGGAAATTTGGCTTTTCTATTGGCGTGGCGGTATCGGATAACCCTGAAGGCCCTTTTAAAGACGCACGCGGTATGCCGATGATTTTGCTGGAAGATACAGCAAAGGATAAAGATCACACCTGGCGCAATATAGACCCGGCCGTATTTATTGATGATGACGGCAAAGCCTACCTGTATTGGGGTAACCAGCAGTTATGGTGGGTTGAGCTTGAAGCCGATTTAGTCCATCTGAAAGGCGAAAGCTACAGCCTGGATGCAGAAGGCAAGATGCAAAACCGCGATACCAGCAAGGTCAAAATTCATGCTGTCGATACCTTACCGAATTTCGAAGAAGGCCCTTATCTTTCAAAACATAACGGTATCTATTATTTGGTTTATGCGGCGGGTTTTCCGGAAAGCTTAGCCTATGCCACCAGCTCATCCGCCTCAGGCCCATGGAAATACCAGGGCATCATTATGGAACCTCTGCCTAACACCACCACTATCCACCCGGCTATGTTTGATTTTAAAGGCAACACCTATCTCGCTTATCACAGCGCTGACCTGCCGGGAGGAGGCAATTACCGGCGATCAGTCAGCCTCGACCGAGTGTATTTCAATAAAGACGGCACTATTAAACCTATAGTGAGAACCTCAAAGAAATAGCCCGAACCATCTGTTTATTCAGAAGATAAAAAAGGAAAGGAATGAGATGAAAGATTCAACTATAAATCGCAGCTCGTCAGGCTTGAATAAGTTTCGACAAGGCTTTCTGCTGGCAGCTTGTTTGTTCACAGCGCAGGCGGTTGCTCAATCAAACGACGTCATGACTCCCATCACATCGCCCGATCAGAGCAATGCGATAGAGCTTGGTACAGGTCCACTGCCTGATGCCAAGGCACAAGAATCCTGGCATTCGCAGTATGGCAGCAGATTTGCGCGTAACGTCACAGTAGCCACCCTGACCCCATTTCTGCCCGATGCAAAAATAGCCAGCGGCGCAGCTGTGATTGTGGCACCTGGTGGTGGTTTTCGCACTTTATCCATGGACAACGAAGGCTGGGATGTCGCCAAAGCTCTGGCGAAGCAAGGTGTTGCAGCTTTTGTGCTGAAATACAGATTAAATCAAACACCGGCCGATATGGCAGCCTTTGAGCAAGAAATGGTGCAGATGTTTTCCGGTACTGCCCGCCGCCCGCCCCGCCCTGATCCGGCCGAAATGGTGAAACGTCTGGCACCACAACTAGAAGATTCAAGCGCGGCCTTTGCCCTGATCCGCAAACGCGCCACCGAATGGAAAATCGATCCGGACCGTATTGGCATGATAGGTTTTTCCGCCGGCGCTATGCTGACTATGGCAACGACACTGGTAGGTAAAGACACTAAACCTGCTTTTATCGCCAATATCTACGGCCCTTTGGCTGAAGTGGCAGTTCCAGCCGATGCGCCACCACTCTTTGTTGCCCTTGCCGCAGATGATCCTTTTTTCGCTAATGGTGACTTTGGCCTGATTAAAAGCTGGCAGCTAGCCAAGAAGCCGGTCGAGTTTCACTTTTACGAGCAAGGGGGTCACGGCTTTGGTATGTATCCGAAAGACACCACTAGTACTGGCTGGTTTAGTGCCTTCAGTAGCTGGTTAAAGATGCACGACATGATGAAACCTAAAGCCTAAAAGCCAGGCGGCTAATCTGGCCGCCTCCTGTGCATTCACGAAATCGTTACTGTAGGGGCGTCCCTTGTCGGCGCCCGTTTTCAGATGATCTGCCGGGCTCCTCAATAAATCCGCATCACATGGGGCCGATGTAAAGCAAGCAATCAAGAGACATTCATAATGAGAACTATAAAAACCATACTTTTAGGCGGGCTATTTATTTTCACCCCTTTTTCTCACGCCGATTTTGTGGACGACTTTAATACTAAATCAGTAGCAGGCTGGCAAACCTCGACCGGAGATGGCGAGGCGCAGTTAAAATTTATACCCATGGATGGTTTTGCTCGTATGCAGGTCGATGCAACTCAGGATCAACACAATATCTATTGGACCATTATCAAACGCGATATTGCCCAGTCCCTGGATATGGAAAAGCTGAAAAGCCCAAACTACGAATTACGCGTGGAAGCTCGCGTACGCCCCAGCCATTCACCGCGGCGGGTCAACTTTATGATCAACACACAGCGCACCACGGATTATCACGAGCATTTACGTGAATATGATCTGGGCCAGACTGCGGACTGGCAAGTGATCAGTATGACGACGCGCAACCTGGATGCAGTCGCTGGTGATCAAGTGAATATACAACTTGGAGTCACAGATTGGGGGCCAGGCGAATATCACTTAGATGTAGATTATTTTCGCGCTGAAGTGGTTCCAGTGAAGAATGCAAAACCGGATCTAGGCGAGCCTCTTGTTTATCATCCTCCTATCCCTGCACTTAAAAGCTTCACACAGCATCTGAAGGTAAAGCACGATGCAACTATTAACTCCGCATTCCCTTTAGTGAATTTCAATAAGTGGACATCCGACAATACACGCGTTTTAACAGTGAGCGCAGGGCAATACCCACTGCTGCGCTGGGACTTACAAAGCCTTCGCGGCCAAAAAGCCAATGGCGCTGGCGTCTTGGAGCTAACCACCCAGTCGCTGCAAAAAGGGGGCGACTATAGAGGCGCTTTGGGTGAAGATTTTGGTATTGAGTTCGATAAAGTAAGGGTGTTTGAAGTTTTCGGCGGCGATGAAAACTGGCAACAAAATACTGTCACCTTCAACAGTTTTACTCAGGGCAAAGATCTGCAATCGACCATAAACGGCCAAATGATTTTTGATACAGAGGTTGCTCAAGCTCAGGGGAAAACCCTGGTGACTATCCCGCGCCCCGTATTGCAACGCCTGCTCGATGGCACCACACGCGGACTCTTGCTGCAGCCACTAGGAGCGCTTGAAGTGTCGTTCTACGACTCAGAGCACGGCGATGGCAATCAAGCCCCTACATTGCATTTCAGTAGCAGCGCGCAATAAAGAGCTGAGGCCCCCCATGAACCATTTTTTTAAACTGCTAGCCATACTGAAACTGCTGGCCCTCTGCGCTGTAATAGCGCTTGCAGGCTGTACAACGCCATCAGCTAACACAGCGGCACCCAATCAAATCCACACCTGGCAGATGCAGGAAATTGTGCTGCTTGCAGAAAAGTCTTACCCAAATTATTACACCGACGTCGATATCTGGGTGCAGTTGAAGGGACCAGGCTTTGATAAACGCGTCTATGGTTTCTGGGATGGCGAGAATCGTTTTGTGGTGCGCGTGGTGGCCACCACGCCAGGCGAATGGACATGGCATAGTGCGTCGAACCACGCTGATGACGCGGGTTTGAATGGCCACTCAGGTTCCTTCACCGCCATTGAATGGCCTGCTGCTGAAAAAAAACAGAACCCTAACCGGCAAGGTTTTGTCCGTGTCTCGCAAAATGGTCACGCCCTTGAATATGCCGATGGTACGCCCTTTTTTATGGTCGGTGACACCTGGCTGGCTGGCACAACCTGGCGCTTGCCGTTTCGAAATGCGCCCACCTCAGATGATTACCAACCAGGCCCAGGTATTGGTTTTGAAGATGCAGTGGCTTTTCGTAAGAAACAGGGTTTTAACTCCGTCAGTATGATTGCCGCTTTTCCCAATTGGGATGCAGATTTAAACCCCAGCACCCACGCTGATAAAAATGGCATTTACTTGCGAAATGCCTGGGAAAAATTCGGTTACGACGTGGCAAGCGGAAAAGGTACAGATGCTTCGGGTGGCGTCAGTTATTGGGGTTCATTTACCGCAAAAAGTATGCGCGATGAATACGGCCACCTGCCCTTTGCTCTGTCTGCAGAGCATAAAGGTGTGTCAGATTTTACCCGCATCAACCCGGATTATTTCAAAAGTCTCGATCGCAAAATGAATTATTTGTCGCAACAAGGCTTTGTGCCGCTGCTGGAAACTGTGCGGCGTGACGTAGGCCCTTCATGGCATGCCTATTTTAATTTCAATGAAACTTTTGCCCGTTACACGCAGTATTTAATTGCGCGTTATGGTGCCAACAATATCGTATTTAGCGGTATTCATTTAGATTGGATCCCAAAAGAGTTCAGCCTGAGCGCCGCACAATTTAATGAAGCCCTGACCTATCACTTGAAAAAATATGGCCCACCGCCCTTTAACCAACCTGTGACTGTGCTTATTGATCGCTCTACGTATGAAGCCTTTGGTCATGCTGAACAAGTGCCCTGGCTGACCATGCACAGCGTAGGTAACAAACCACGCGATCATCGCGTAAGTTCCGCATTGGAAACGCAATTTAAACTAACGCCAGCCTATCCGACTATTAATTTCGAACCCTATTATACCGGCTGGCTTCACGAGATTAACAAACCCGCAGGTGAAGAACCGCCGGCAAATTCTGCACGGGATAATTATTTTGCGCGCGCACAAATGTATGGCTCAGTGCTTTCGGGCGGCTTGTCTGGCCATGTGCACGGCACTGCAGCCTATGACCTCACCTCTACCGGTGAACCCGCAGATGCCAGGCCGCATATCTGGGATGCATTAAATTACAAATCCGCCAGCTATATGCAGCATCTGCAGGCCTTTATGCTGTCGGAAGGCCGCCGCTATCAGGATTTATTATTAGCCTCTGACGAGATTTTTCCACGTAAAGCACCGGGCAGCCCAGAGGATGGGCTCGATGGTTGGTCCTATATGATGCGCACAACGGAAAAAGATCTCGCGCTGCTTTATTTTGAAAATAGGGCAGCCCTGCCAAGCTTAAAAGGCTTCGTGCCAGGTAAAACCTATACCTTGAAATGGTTCGATCCAATCAATGGTCAATGGCAACAAAGGGTTTCGATGACTGCGAATAGTGAAGGCACCTTATCCATACCGGCCTTTCCGCAAGATAAACAAATCGCCAGCCGCGATTGGGCTGCAAAAATACTGTTAGATCAATAAGGGCTGTTGTTATTGATTTGATTCAGCGGGAAAAGCAAAGCTAAAGCGATGTCAGCTTTGCCTCCGTTGCTTTTGTCTACCTGTATCATCACTTTATGAAGCCGACAGTGCTTGTACATCTGGACGAATATACAGTGTTATTTGCTTTTACCAGAAAACAGGCACGCTTTGGACAAACCAACAGGCACATTTATCTGTTGCTGAAGAAGGAAAAACACTCTAATTTAGATACTTAGAGCGGACCAGACTAAAAATAACAGGCCAGATAAAAGTAATAATGTGCCAGCACGCTTTTGGTTGCAGTGATCAGTGGTTGATTGTAATTAATCAGTTTTTATCAATACGTTAAAGCTGGCGGGTCATCTGGTATAACCAGAGAAAGCGTGCTGGCACAATATACAAATGTTAGGTAATCATATGAATAAGTGTATATTTCTGGCCTTTTTATTAATTTCATTCGGCATTAATGCTGTTGAAATAAAGCCATTCCCCCGAGCGAAGATAACTGTTGAGCAATGGCAAGAATACTTTAATAAAGTAAGCAATGATTTTGGCGAAACAAAAAGAACTTATGAAGATCAGAATTTAGTCGTTTTCTCAAATGATGAATTGCGTGCAAATTTTGCTTTCACCACAAAAAATCATCCTGCGCATCCTGCTTGGGTGACCAGATATGTAACCCAGAGCAACGACTCGGTTAATATTGCTCAGATAGGCTACTTTGCGGGTGATGAAGCACCTTTCGCAAAGCTGTTTCAAGAGTATGCAAAACTAAACGACAGAGTTAAAGAAAACTTAGGGCTAGAAAATGGTACAAATTAAGAAAGACCCTAACAAGTTACTTAATTTCGTTCCGGCCACGAAAAGCATTGCCTCCACGGGACTGCCTACGGTGCGCTGCGGCAGCCCATTAGTAATGCGTTATGCAAAAGAAGTGAATCGGTGAAATTTTCTAAAGTAAAAAACAGATATATAAAATTGTTTAGCCTTTTTGTGCTGTCTTGCTTTCTGACGTGGTCAATCGGCAGGCCGCAGGTTGAAATGGCTCATAGAATTTCCTACTCCACTTGCAGCGGCATATCGCCCTCATCATCCTATGAATCCATAAGGAGTATGTTCGGTGATTTGGATGCTCTGAAGTATCCAAAAATTACGGATTATAGGTCGTCGGTAGTATTCCCATTTTTCGTATACAGTGATGGCGGTATTGGGTCTTGCAAATTCAAGGAAACGACGTTTTGGTTTTTAGGATTTGTTTTCCCCATTTACAGTACTTATTCATATGCTATTGATAACTAGCGTATTGCATAACAAGTTGCTTAATTTTGTTCCGGCCACAAATAGCGTGGCCGGAACTGGACTGCCTACGCTTCGCTACGGCAGCCAATTAGCAAAGTGTTATGTGCCATGGAGGTAGCTATTAAACCGAACGCAGATAGTTGGCACTTGATCATTAAAAGTGCAGCGTTTCCGATATTTCTAGTTCTATTAGCTGCATTAG of Rheinheimera sp. MM224 contains these proteins:
- a CDS encoding DUF885 domain-containing protein, translated to MYLRYSALALAVSLATVAGCKPAPTPIDQSKIIEATVVLTENQKADALFESIFQQSVDNSPETQTGLGLKTNYDQWDDLSQAHRDKELEQTKQQLALVQALNMQSLDSGRQLSVKLLTAALQEELDDAKWDLYSYPVNQMYGTHSNVPSLLINQHSISNESDAKAYIGRLKGVTTYFKQLEQLLQARADAGVLPPKFVFAHVIGASRNIISGAPFDGGNDSTLLADFRGKVQELKLEQAEKDLLIKEAELALVGSVKPAYENLISLLTTLEEKAGTEDGVWRFKDGAEFYATRLARITTTDYSAEKIHQLGLSEVARIHDEMKTIMKKVGFKGDLQQFFAFMRDDPQFYYPDTAEGKAAYLAEATRIIDTMKSRLDELFIVKPKADMVVKAVEPFREQSAGKAFYEQPSMDGSRPGIYYANLYRMSGMPKYQMEALAYHEGIPGHHMQIAIAQELDNVPKFRKFGGYTAYIEGWGLYTEFLPKEIGMYQDPYSDFGRLAMELWRACRLVVDTGLHDKKWSREQAIQYLVDNTPNSKGEAVNAIERYIVMPGQATAYTVGMLKMLELREKAKTALGDKFDIRQFHDVVLKNGAVPLDVLEQLVDQYIQSAKAKA
- a CDS encoding glycoside hydrolase family 43 protein, coding for MFTVKTFSTNRKPLAQLCLALSFSGILACGTAQAETAPSSFDNPIIKYDTKNPTNEVGDLIYTADPAALVLDDTLYLYSTHDEAVPDGKDYRMYDYRLWTSKDLVNWQNKGAVFRYSDFPWARGDQKTGNAYAHHVIHRKDASGKSKYYFYAAVEGGQTEGKFGFSIGVAVSDNPEGPFKDARGMPMILLEDTAKDKDHTWRNIDPAVFIDDDGKAYLYWGNQQLWWVELEADLVHLKGESYSLDAEGKMQNRDTSKVKIHAVDTLPNFEEGPYLSKHNGIYYLVYAAGFPESLAYATSSSASGPWKYQGIIMEPLPNTTTIHPAMFDFKGNTYLAYHSADLPGGGNYRRSVSLDRVYFNKDGTIKPIVRTSKK
- a CDS encoding alpha/beta hydrolase; the protein is MKDSTINRSSSGLNKFRQGFLLAACLFTAQAVAQSNDVMTPITSPDQSNAIELGTGPLPDAKAQESWHSQYGSRFARNVTVATLTPFLPDAKIASGAAVIVAPGGGFRTLSMDNEGWDVAKALAKQGVAAFVLKYRLNQTPADMAAFEQEMVQMFSGTARRPPRPDPAEMVKRLAPQLEDSSAAFALIRKRATEWKIDPDRIGMIGFSAGAMLTMATTLVGKDTKPAFIANIYGPLAEVAVPADAPPLFVALAADDPFFANGDFGLIKSWQLAKKPVEFHFYEQGGHGFGMYPKDTTSTGWFSAFSSWLKMHDMMKPKA
- a CDS encoding DUF5060 domain-containing protein is translated as MNHFFKLLAILKLLALCAVIALAGCTTPSANTAAPNQIHTWQMQEIVLLAEKSYPNYYTDVDIWVQLKGPGFDKRVYGFWDGENRFVVRVVATTPGEWTWHSASNHADDAGLNGHSGSFTAIEWPAAEKKQNPNRQGFVRVSQNGHALEYADGTPFFMVGDTWLAGTTWRLPFRNAPTSDDYQPGPGIGFEDAVAFRKKQGFNSVSMIAAFPNWDADLNPSTHADKNGIYLRNAWEKFGYDVASGKGTDASGGVSYWGSFTAKSMRDEYGHLPFALSAEHKGVSDFTRINPDYFKSLDRKMNYLSQQGFVPLLETVRRDVGPSWHAYFNFNETFARYTQYLIARYGANNIVFSGIHLDWIPKEFSLSAAQFNEALTYHLKKYGPPPFNQPVTVLIDRSTYEAFGHAEQVPWLTMHSVGNKPRDHRVSSALETQFKLTPAYPTINFEPYYTGWLHEINKPAGEEPPANSARDNYFARAQMYGSVLSGGLSGHVHGTAAYDLTSTGEPADARPHIWDALNYKSASYMQHLQAFMLSEGRRYQDLLLASDEIFPRKAPGSPEDGLDGWSYMMRTTEKDLALLYFENRAALPSLKGFVPGKTYTLKWFDPINGQWQQRVSMTANSEGTLSIPAFPQDKQIASRDWAAKILLDQ